AATAACATAGTATTTTCTCTTTTGATTACAGATGAGGCAGATTCGTGCAGAGCTTGGTGCTATTGCTAAAGCAGACGGGTATAATATTTCCTATTCCTTAAACAGTTTGTTGCGTTGGATCTTTCTAATATGaatatatcaatatataacattcTGTAATATTTAGATGTCTATAACATCTTTTTAATGTTGGATACTTTTTGTATATGGTCCTGGAATTAAAACGGTGATAGTTTATCTTTGCTTCCATTGTCTCAGATCTGCTCTTTTCGAAATGGGAAACACTAAGGTTACAGCTGCAGTGTATGGTCCTAGAGAGGTAAAAGGTCAAGTACCTCACATTTCAAAGTTAGTATATTTGTAACCTCAGTTATTAAAACTTCTACACAGTAAAAATATGGCCATATGCTCATATATAAAACTGAGTAGTCAAATGAACTAGAGTCTCAGATATTTATCTAATATACCTATGAGTGTTGACCTTAATTCTACTTATATATCGGAATAATATATCTCCTAGCTTTAATCATTCATAAATAGTTTATATTCGTCCAAATGAGTCAGCAAAAAATCTGCATGGAAAAGCATAAGGAGTAGTACAGCTAGCAGGTCACTTAAAAGAGAAACTGGTTCGCCGAATTTTGAGTAAATGCTTTATACTTATACAAGTTTCATTGTTCTTAGGTTGAAAATAGGAGCCAGCAATTGAATGACCGGGCTCTGGTATGTATTATAACCTCAATCTCTTTAGTGctttacattttatttttattttgtctgTCCTCTGATTTTCCACCGTTGTTTTTTACCTTGTATTCCATATTTTTGTATAGGTTAGGTGCGAGTATGGCATGGCTAACTTTAGTACTGGAGATCGAATGAGGAAACCAAAGGGTGACAGGTAGTCACTTTATTTTTTAACCTCTTAAAAGTTATTGAAGCTCTTAGCATGCCTTTTAACCAGCAACCTCTAAGTCCTTTTTGACTTTACAAGATCGATTTGTATAAGAATCTAGGTTAGCACTACCAAGAATGCCATATGACTCTTCATCTATCATAATCTGGGTTCCCAGGTTTGAAATTTTAACAGTCCATTGCTTTTCTTGTATTACATAAAGGCGATCCACGGAGATATCTCTTGTTATACGACAAACCTTGGAAGCTTGCATTATGACACACCTAATGCCTCGTTCCCAGGTTTGTCCCAACTGCTTGCACCGCTATTTCTTTCCTGTATGCAGTATGTATATTCCCTTTTTGAGCTCCTTTACGTGTTCTGCAGATAGACGTTTTTGTCCAAGTTCTTCAAGCTGATGGAGGTAAGCAGAAACAATGTTGCAGAATTTGGTAGTTAGTCCCAGAATCGCATCTCCCATGACAATTGCTTGTTTATTATGCATAGTAGCATCAATCTTCCGATATATGGTCTAGGGATGGTTGTAAATTCTCTTGGATCCAAAATCCTGCTGTTCTTTTCTCTTGTCTTTAAGTTTCATGCATTCACAGCTGTGATTTAGTTTTAATATTGAACGAAATTGAGGGTTTTCCTTCATTGTAGGAACAAGGTCTGCTTGCATAAATGCTGCAACCTTGGCACTTGCAGATGCTGGGATTCCGATGCGTGATCTCGCCACTTCTTGCAGTGCTGGATATCTTAACAGCACTCCTTTGCTCGGTATGTCAGTTTGCTTTTCTCTTAGGAATTTTACCATATAGAAGTTTGAAAACTCCAGAGCTAATCAAACTTGAATTCTGAATATGTCAGATTTGAACTACGTTGAAGATAGCGCAGGAGGCCCTGACGTTACTGTTGGAATTCTATCCAAGATGGATAAAGTGACCCTACTTCAGGTTCAATTTCGAGGGTTTATTAAAGTGTTATAAAATCACAAACAATCAGTTTATGGCTTGACCCTGTTTTAAAAAATTTCCTTATTTAATTGCAGATGGATGCAAAACTACCTATGGAGACCTTTGAAACGGTTATGCAACTCGCGGTAGATGGGTGCAAGGCAATAGCAAAATACATTCGAGAAGTATATATCTATATACCCTGCATCTATTTTATTTAACACGCTCTCCCTGGGTATCATGGAGCCAATTTGTGCCTGACCCTTTGCTCAATTCTCAGGTACTACAAGAAAACACCCAGCAACTGGAGTATAGGCGTGGTATATAATCCTGcacacgatgatgatgatgatgatgttgaggttGTGTCCATTCTTTCAGTAATACACCATGTTTCCTGAGATTGTAACCTATCAGAAGTGGAAGCAGAATGATGTCGGTTTTGATCACAAGTATAATAGATTGTAATCTTCTCCACCGTAGAATTTCAAGTTGGAACGAAAGTAGTGATCTTTTAGGTTGATCTAATGGATTAATTTTCTGAGACTAGTTTTATACGCCCAAACAAAAATTCATAGAAGTGAAGAAATTACCGCAATTCCAAGTATGCAGTTTGTTTGGGAGTTTTGTGGTGAACTACTTGATTCCTTTCACTTGAGATCTGTTTGGGTCTAGCCCTCGGTTTGCCAATGTTACCAGGTACAAATAATTTTACTCTCAACTTAAGTCAACCCCCAAGTCAATTTGTAAAGCAATTGATGACAATGCTTATCAGTAGGCCTTCAATAGACACATTTTGCATTTTGACAAATTATAAAGCAGCTCTTCAAATTACTAAAATAGAACTCAAGTAAGATGTTGATTTCATTATTGAAGTCTTGCACTGTCAAAAAGGTGACCTGAACAAGGTTGAGCAAAACTCACCCAGTGGATGCCTGCCACAGTTACCACTTGAACTACACAGTTAGGTGAAACTAGGCTAGCACATAGTTATCTGCGAAGCTAAATCTACTTTTATTACCAGGAATTCTAAGTTTTTGCTTTTCAGTGATCGGAATTTTTGGATCATATAAACTAAGTACTAAATTTATTCCTTTTCGTGTGAAACAATGTGATCAGAATATTTTaggaatagaagaaagatgaatacgaaATTCCCGTGAGTGAAAGAAGCTTGATTTTGGCTGGGCGATTTTGACCAAAAAGTCAAGGTGATTAGGGTTGcgatttctgttggttttggttgagttttggttCGTTCTTCATCATGGCTGATGATGGAGGGTCTGGTAACGCTACTAGCGGATCGTCTCTACCTATTTCCTCCCACCAGGTAGAGGGTGCAGCTTTGGGAGGTTCTCGTTCTGAAGATTTAAGGGTTTTTGGTTTGAAGATTGTTTGGTCGGAGTTTTTTACTAAGAAGAAAGAATTAATCCCTGATTCCTCTTTAGATTTTGAAGATCCTGGATCAGCTGAAGGCAAGAAAGTTGTTGATATCGTTTATGGTGATGTTGAAGAGGATCATGCTCATTGCAAAGACCTAGTTATTAGAACAATTGTCGGTCGGAAATTACCTTATATGTTGGTGAAGAATACTCTGCAAAGAGCTTGGAGACCTAAGGGGTTAATGCATATTAAAATTCATGGTGAGTCTCTAAATGTTTTTGAGTTTGATGATGAGTCTTATCGTCTTGTTCTATTGAGTATGGTCCTGTTTATATTTCTCAACAACTATTTTTTGTTAGACCTTGGCATCCTTTAATTGAGCAAGAAATTGCAGAGATGAAAACTATTCCTGTCTGGGTTAATTTAAGGAAGGTTCCATATATGTGGAATTCCAAAGCTCTCTCTAAGATTGCTAAAGCTCACAACTACTAGGGCTAGGATGAGTTTTGTAAGGGTTTTAATTGAAATTAATGTTGATTGTGAATACCCTAGCTCTGTTCCAGTTTTTTATGAAGGGAAACATGCAGCGGATGTTACCGTGGAATATCCTTGGAAGGCTCCCAAATGTAATGCATGTAATTTTTTTGGTCATATTGTTGTTAACTGTCCTTGGGTTAAACCAAAAGGAGTCGTTGTGGAGGTTCCTAAAAAGGCTGATGGTGTTGGGAATCAGCAGACTTGAGTTGTGAAAGGTTCTAGGAAGTCTAATTCTCAACTTATTATCAATACTTCAAAAGAGGATGCTTCTAATTATGAACATGTGATTATGGAGGAGGTAGTTATTTCTCCAGAGGGTAATATGGAAAATGTTTTTATAGAGGAGGAGCAAAATGTGAATGTACCTACTGCAAATAAGTTTGATGCCTTACTTGAGATGTTTCAGAAAACCCAAAATCCAGCAGTGGTAAATTCTGGTAAACCTGTTGTGCCTGGTATCAACTTTTCTGATGGGGATGCTTTTGGAATTCAAAATTCTTTAACAATTTAAGGGCCTAAAGGTAAATCTTTCCTTAAAGGAAGTAGTTCCTATGGTGTGTCTAGTCTGGCTCCTAAGGGAGCGGAACTTAAGAAACCAAGGCCTGCTAAGAGGCCTCTTATCGCTTTAAATAATGTTTAGAGTTGGATGCTGGTATATTAGGGGGTTGAATGTCTCTCTAAAACAACATGAAACATGTAGATTTATTAGTTCAAATAAATTGTCCATGGTGGTTGTTGTTGAAACCCTTGTTCAAGTTCCACATAAGGATACTGTTAGGCTAgttataaataaaaattggtgttTTTTAGATAATTATGAGAATGATTCTTCGGGGAGAATTTGGGTGGGATGGAATCCTCTTGAAATGTCTGTGAAGCTACTGCACTCTTCTTCTCAAGCAATGTTTTTGGAAGTTACTACTTgtaggaatttgaagtttgctaTTACTTTTGTTTATGGTGATAATGCTAGTGTTTAGAAGAATTGCTTTATGGAATGATTCAATTGCCTTCTCTGGAAGTTATCTCCCTTGGGAAGTACTTGGAGAATTTAATGAATTTCTAAATTTTAATGAAAGAATTAGTGGGAATAGTAGTAGTCATATATCTTTTATGACGGATTTTGTTAATTGTATTGAAAAGGTTTTGTTATTTGACTTACCATTTTCGGGTGGCTTATATACTTGGTCGAATAAACAGATTGGCCCTGGTAGAATTGTCTTTAAGATTGATAAAGTTTTGGTTAACATTGAATGGGTGTCTATTATTACTAAGTCTAAATCGGATTTCTTAGCTCCGGCTGATCATCCTTCTATGGTGATTTATGTGTATGAGAAACGTACTCATGGTCCTCCGCCTTTCCGGTTTTTCAATTATTTAACAGAGGAAACTGATTTTCTTGATATTGTGAGAAGTGTGTGCAGCGAGAAGATCAATGGAAACCCTATGTTCATCCTTGTTTCCGAACTTAAGAGAGTGAAGAAGAGATTGATTAGTTTAAGGAGAGAACGGTTTTCTAATGTTTCTGAAGCTGTTGTTGAAGCTAAAAAAAGAGATGACTACTGCTCAAGCTGCTGTTCAGATTTCTCCTTTAAATGCTAGTGTGGATGCTGTGGAGAAAAGAGTTGTGAGTAAATATTCTAGACTTGCAAGACATGAAGAATCGATTCTCAAACAACAATCTAGGGTTCAATGGATGGATTTGGGAGATTCGAATACTCAGTTCTTCCGTAGTTCTGTGAAAGAAAGAAGATGCAAAAATAATATCTTATCTTTAAAGAATGCTAATGGAGTGATTTTGGATGAAGATAAAAAACTTGCTCTTGAATGTACCACTTTCTTTTCTAATTTGTTTACTGGTGCTGGTTCTTCTGGTATTAATAACCCTGATGCTGATTTTGTTCAATTTTCTAAGGTGGTGAGTGGTACTGATGCTGCTAATTTGGTTGCTCCCATTACTAGGGATGAAGTTGTTTATGTTCTCTCTTGTATTGGTTCTAGTAAAGCTCCGGGACCAGATGGCTTTACAAGTCATTTCTTCAAAGTTTACTGGTCAATTACTGAAGATGATTTTGTTAAGGCTATTCAGAATTTTTTCACCAGCTTCAAACTGCTTGGAGAGGTAAATAGCACCTTTTTAACCTTGGTTCCTAAAATCGATAATTCTTCAACCACTGCTGATTTTCGTCCGATCTCTTGCTGTAATGTCATATATAAGTGCATAACTAAAATCTTAGCTATCAGAATGAAGTATGTCTTAAAAGATTTAGTTAGTGCAAATCAATCTGAGTTTATTTCAAGAAGATCAATCCAGGATAATATTTTAATCGCTCATGAGATTGTTAGGAACTACCATAGAGATAAGGGTTCTCCTAAATGTGCTTTAAAAATTGATATTAGAAAGGCTTATGATACTGTGAGCTGGGATACTATTGTTTTATGTTTGAAGAAAATGGGTTTTCCTGGTATTTTCGTGGCTTGGATCTATTCTTGTATTTCCACTGCAAAGTTTGTTGTGCTAGTAAATACCTatggatatttttcttctagtagAGGTCTTCGTCAGGGGTGTCCTTTGTCCCCATATTTGTTTGTTATTGTGATGGAAATCCTTAGTATATTTTTCAAGTATCAGTTGGACATTGGTAGATATGAGCTTCATCATAAGTGTAAGTTAACTAATCTAACTCACTTATGATTTGCGGATGATGTTTTAGTCTTCTTCAAAGTGTCTCTTTCTGCTGCTTCGTCTCTTAAATCTGCCATTAATGACTTTAGTCAGTTTTCTGGTCttgaaataaataaatctaagacGGACCTTTATTCTTCTGTTGTTAATCCTTCAGAGCTTAGTCAAATTATTCATTGTTTGGATTGCAGAACGGATGAATTGCCTGTGAGATATCTTGGTGTTCCCATGGTCAATTCAAATGATCATACCAAGATTGTCTCCCTTTAATTTCTAGAGTTTCGAAAAAAGCGAAGTCTTGGAAATATATGAAATTGTCTTATGCAGGTAGATTTTTGTTAATCAGTTGTGCTTATGGATATGATTCTTTTCTGACTATCTTGTTTTATTCTTCCTAAAAGGGTTGTTAAGGAATTAAACTCTATTTGTAAGAGATTTTTATGGGCTGGTGCTGGTTTGGAGAAGACTCATCATCCTATAAGTTGGATTGTTCTCTGCACTCCTTATAATAAAGGGGGTTTAGGAGTTAGAGATGTGGAGCTTACTAATTGTGCTGCTAACTTAAGGCATATTTGGGACATAGTTAGTGGGAAGGATACCATTTGAACTGATTGGGTTCAGAAGAATCTCATTAAAGGAAAAGATTTTTGGTCTTAAAAATCCCTCAAGATTCTTCTTGGTGTTGGAGAAGGTTGCTAGCAAAGAGAGGTTGATATAGATCTTTTTATGCACATTATTGGGGATGGAGAGAGGACTTTGTTTCTTACTGACTTGTGGCATCCAAATGGTAGATTGATTGATTGGGTCAGTCAAGATAGTATTGATGAGTTATGTTCATCTATTGATTATAAAGTAGCTGATTTTGTAGATGATGAAGGGTGGTATTTCCCCAAAGCTATGGAAGAGGACCTTTCTAAAACTATTTTGCAGTTGAAGGAAGTGGAGTGTGATAAATCTATTCCTTACTTGGTTGTGTGGAAGACTAGTCCTTCTGGGGTGTATACTATGAAGGACACTTATAATACCTTAGCTGGTGAAAAGGATACTATTGTGTGGTCTAATTTGGTATGGTTCAAATCTCATATTCCTAGACAGTCTTTTATTACTTGGCTTAGTCTGCATGGGAGACTTAAAACTAGAGAAAAAATGGCGCAGTGGGAATTTTGTTGGTTGCTAGGTGTGTGCTTTGTGATGATGAGGACTGTGTAGAGGATGAGAGTCACCTTTTTCATTGTTGCTCCTTTACTTATACTATTTGGATGAGACTTCTTCTTAAAATGGGTTACTCTAGAAATATGTGCATTTGTTGGAAAGATGAAATAAACTGGTGTGTGAATTCCTTTACAGGGCAGGGGTTAGTTACTAGAATTAAGTAACTCATATTGAAATTTTTTGTTTAGCATGTCTAGAGGGAGAGAAATAGCAGAATTTTCCAAAGTAAGTATTCTTCAGCCGATCAGGTGGGTTATGCTATTCTTTCTAATGTGAGAATCAAACTGCTTTCTAGCTCCTGCAAGGTTGAGGATTCTCCTCATTCTAGAAGTTTTATGGAAGGAATTCAGATTAGCTGTGACTTTGTTCTTCCTTCTATCATTTTTATGCCATGGATTTTTCCTGAAAGTGATTTTATTATGATAAATGTTGATGGCTCTAAAAGACTATTAACTGGTGGGTGGGGTGCTGTTttactagtggaaaatggaagttaaaccacTGTCAAGACAAGATGTAATATCTTTAAAAACGACTGTGTTTATCAGTTGGAATATAAaagtggttttttccaaaacgacTGTGTCTGGCAAATGTTGATTTCTTTAAAAAAACTACTTCTTTCATCAGTATATTCATTGTATTGACAAGACTCTGATAGACACAGTGGTTTATATTcataattttacaaaaaaaaatttgatttgatTCGGCAGAATCATTCAGCTGAATTTAAATTTGATTCGGCACTGAGATCAAAATTTAAACTAAAATTAATATATATGGAAACAAAGTTAACATTTATATTAAAAGGTGGATTCAGTTTACAACCTCAACATCTAAATATTACCCCAGATCAACATATTAAAACTTTGAAAATACACTCATTAATTTCAATTGTACAAGAGCACTTCCAGCAACACTAGTATAGATTGGTTTCTTTGAGTATCATGTCTGCAAGAGCACTTCCAGCAACAACTTCATCCTCTTTAGTGAAGAAGTAAGCTTCCACTTGAAATATGAAAAAAGGGCTCCAATACAAAGGATACTTCAAGCAAAGCATATTTGCACATATATGGCCACAATATCACTAATCAACAAcaatggaaaaaataaaaaatacataacgGTAGGCTGCATGCTCAAGTATTCTCTACAAcaataataacaacaacaatGAGCATCAAGGATGACCATATCTCTCCTAGCAAGGTTAAGGTCTATGATAGTCGAAGAAGTCATGTAATAGATGTAATGATTATATATGGGAACTGTCCAGCATTATAAATTGTGCAAAATTCTAAATCTAATCAAATTGGTGCAGAAACTGTCACCAGACAAAATAAGAGCAGGGAAACTTCACTTACGTATTGTGCATGAACAAGGAATGGTATACTCGGAATGATACTATCCTGTCATAATCTGATGTTCGGAATCCAAGATCAAGAACTGATCATTCAAATACACCTGCTATCATAAATTCAAGTAATGAATCACTTACGGATCATCATCCTTAACTATATATTCACTGAAAATGTGTCTCTTAAGGGATACAAAACTAAAGGATTCGTAGGTTATGCACCATATCTAGGGAATTCAAGTAAGTGAATTCGTAGGTCACAATGTCTTCCATGAAGACATGCTTTACTTGTTATCATCCTGCCCAGCAAAGAGGATCCAGCAAGTGTATCCAACAACTCCTACAATACGAAACACGAGTACCCAACCAACATAATAAGAAGCTGCATTAGTCTTTGACAGTGCTTACAACTCCTTCAAAGATAAACTCAGTACACCAACAATACTAACTAGAACATAGAAATAGAGAAGGTTGAAGAATACTTACAAATTAGTAACAAACGAGCAAGTGCAGATAAGAGTTTCCAACATCTACAGCACCTAAATCAATCGTAAACAACAACCTAACCTTAGAAAGAGCTTGACTAATGACCGTTATTCCACAACCAAATGCTTCAGAAACGATACAAGTACCTGCAAGAACTGAGGGAAGAAGAAGATCGAGAACACACTACATGTAGACCGGTCATGACATGATTAATTGAGCGAGACTCTGCAAAAAATGATACAACTCGTCACCTTCCCAGTGGAAAGTTTGTCTTGGAGTACGGACGGGCTAAGTCTGCACAACAAGGAAGCACAGACTGATATCATAAATCCTGAAGCCACACATACcagttgaaaacctaattaaAAAACAAACTCAAGCTATAACAAGAAAGAATGTAAGCCAACCTATGATAATTGTGTCGAAGTGGCGCATATCCAGCACATCAACTTGAGCCAGAGCACAGCCAAAAAGATCCATTTTCCGTCACTCATAGAAGTTGTGATGCAGCAAAGTTTTCACTCGGACATGGGGAGGAATATGTTTTTTGTCATCTTGAACCCAGCGCCCTGTACATCAAGCATCACAACATTCGTATCAGCAGCATACATCAAATTTAAAgaacaaatactccttcaaataCACATGCAATAAAGGGAATTGCTTAACACACTCCACAATTGAGATACTGCGTAGCATTTCAGAAATGATGTCGTGTCCTGAAAGTAattcttaagaaaaatattttactAATTTTCCATCAAAAAGATTTTAAACTTTAACATTACCACTCAACAGCAGCATGGTACTTTCAACATTTTCCACTATCTTGTTGAGGTGCAGAAATAGGATTTTGCTCCACGATGGCACTCATGTGACGCAGCATATATGAGTTAATTACATTGAGCCTTCTACTGGGATTAATTGTTACACATTTTACGGCTACATTGCATCTGCATCAATTAAATATGTTAACAAACGTCAATCAACCTCTTAAGGTCGGCTAACACTAAAGTCTAAAGGAGGATCACTTAATTACATTTTACACCAAATCGCAGCAAGTGAAAAATGCATACCTATAAGGAATATGGCGGTTAGTAGTAGACTCACGATATTTTAGCCAGTCCAAAATCAATGATATAGGCCTGCAGTACAAACATAAAGAAAACATTATTATTTTTGTGAAGCAAACATCTAACATTATGTAAAATGAGGAAATACAGAAAACTTCAGCTCcataaaactcaaatatgataCCAAGAAAAA
The nucleotide sequence above comes from Papaver somniferum cultivar HN1 chromosome 8, ASM357369v1, whole genome shotgun sequence. Encoded proteins:
- the LOC113304471 gene encoding exosome complex component RRP41 homolog, whose product is MEYVSPEGLRLDGRRPMEMRQIRAELGAIAKADGSALFEMGNTKVTAAVYGPREVENRSQQLNDRALVRCEYGMANFSTGDRMRKPKGDRRSTEISLVIRQTLEACIMTHLMPRSQIDVFVQVLQADGGTRSACINAATLALADAGIPMRDLATSCSAGYLNSTPLLDLNYVEDSAGGPDVTVGILSKMDKVTLLQMDAKLPMETFETVMQLAVDGCKAIAKYIREVLQENTQQLEYRRGI